A section of the Rhodobacter sp. genome encodes:
- a CDS encoding DUF2849 domain-containing protein — MTRDPIVKIVTANALIEGDVVYLTAAGGWTRHLAQAAPFADKTQAEAALASAAQRGHEVVGCYLADARQTPQGLDPAHFREDFRRRGPSNYVHGKQAAA, encoded by the coding sequence ATGACCCGTGACCCCATCGTGAAAATCGTCACCGCCAACGCCCTGATCGAGGGCGACGTGGTCTACCTGACTGCCGCCGGTGGCTGGACCCGCCATCTGGCCCAGGCGGCCCCCTTTGCCGACAAGACGCAGGCCGAGGCCGCGCTGGCCAGCGCCGCGCAACGCGGGCACGAGGTCGTGGGCTGTTACCTCGCCGATGCGCGCCAGACCCCGCAAGGGCTGGACCCCGCCCATTTCCGCGAGGATTTCCGCCGTCGCGGCCCCTCGAACTATGTGCACGGCAAACAGGCCGCCGCCTGA
- a CDS encoding nitrite/sulfite reductase translates to MYVYDDFDRAFVAERNRQFRDQVARRIDGSLTEDEFKPLRLMNGLYLQLHAYMLRVAVPYGTLNPGQLRALAAIADRWDKGYGHVTTRQNMQFNWPRLTDVPDMLDALAEVGLHAIQTSGNTIRNVTSDPFAGAAADEIADPRPYAELIRQWSTDHPEFQFLPRKFKVAVTGSPDDRAVTKAHDIGLRMVAPDMFEVIVGGGLGRTPMIGKVLRDRLPAADLLPYLEAVVGTYNLLGRRDNKFKARIKITVHENGLETVRDLVEARFAEIAPGFDAAATQAHLARLKRMFAPPALGAAGDLPYQAARGADPVFRAWADTNLHPHRDSGHAIVTISLKAHGATPGDVTADQMRCIADLAERLGHGEIRFSHEQNIVLPHVARADLPALHKALKGQGLATANVGLVSDIIACPGMDYCALATARSIPVAQQIARRVEALKIEHDIGPLKIKISGCINACGHHHVGHIGILGLDRAGVENYQITLGGDGSQDAVLGERTGPGFAHDQIVPAVERILHTYLALRTGPGETFLHTWRRIGLAPFKEALYAA, encoded by the coding sequence ATGTATGTCTATGACGATTTCGACCGCGCCTTTGTCGCGGAACGCAACCGGCAATTCCGCGATCAGGTGGCGCGCCGCATCGACGGTTCGCTGACCGAAGACGAGTTCAAGCCGCTCAGGCTGATGAACGGCCTGTATCTGCAACTGCACGCCTACATGCTGCGGGTGGCGGTGCCCTATGGCACGCTGAACCCCGGGCAATTGCGCGCGCTGGCGGCGATCGCGGATCGCTGGGACAAGGGCTATGGCCATGTCACCACCCGCCAGAACATGCAGTTCAACTGGCCCCGGCTGACCGACGTGCCCGACATGCTGGATGCGCTGGCCGAGGTCGGCCTGCACGCGATCCAGACATCGGGGAACACGATCCGCAACGTCACCTCGGACCCGTTCGCGGGCGCCGCGGCGGACGAGATCGCCGATCCCCGGCCCTATGCAGAGCTGATCCGCCAATGGTCCACCGACCACCCCGAATTCCAGTTCCTGCCGCGCAAGTTCAAGGTGGCGGTGACCGGATCGCCCGACGACCGCGCGGTGACGAAAGCGCATGACATCGGCTTGCGCATGGTCGCGCCCGATATGTTCGAGGTGATCGTGGGCGGGGGGCTGGGCCGCACGCCGATGATCGGCAAGGTGCTGCGCGACCGTCTGCCCGCCGCCGATCTGCTGCCCTACCTCGAGGCCGTGGTCGGCACCTACAACCTGCTGGGCCGTCGCGACAACAAGTTCAAGGCCCGTATCAAGATCACCGTGCACGAAAACGGGCTCGAAACCGTCCGCGATCTGGTCGAGGCCCGCTTTGCCGAGATCGCGCCCGGTTTCGACGCGGCGGCGACGCAGGCGCATCTGGCCCGGCTCAAGCGGATGTTCGCGCCGCCCGCGCTGGGCGCGGCGGGGGATCTGCCCTATCAGGCGGCGCGCGGTGCCGACCCGGTGTTCCGCGCCTGGGCCGACACCAACCTGCACCCCCACCGCGACTCGGGCCATGCCATCGTCACGATCAGCCTGAAGGCCCACGGTGCCACGCCGGGCGACGTGACCGCTGACCAGATGCGGTGCATCGCGGACCTGGCGGAACGGCTTGGCCACGGCGAGATCCGCTTTTCGCACGAGCAGAACATCGTCCTGCCGCATGTCGCCCGCGCCGATCTGCCGGCGCTGCACAAGGCGCTGAAAGGGCAGGGGCTGGCCACCGCGAACGTGGGGCTGGTGAGCGACATCATCGCCTGCCCCGGCATGGACTATTGCGCGCTGGCGACGGCCCGGTCGATTCCGGTTGCGCAGCAGATCGCCCGGCGGGTCGAGGCGTTGAAGATCGAGCATGACATCGGCCCGCTGAAGATCAAGATCTCGGGCTGCATCAACGCCTGCGGGCACCACCATGTCGGCCATATCGGCATTCTGGGCCTGGATCGTGCCGGGGTCGAGAATTACCAGATCACGCTGGGCGGCGACGGGTCGCAAGACGCCGTTCTGGGCGAACGCACGGGCCCGGGCTTCGCGCACGACCAGATCGTGCCGGCGGTCGAGCGGATCCTGCACACCTATCTGGCCCTGCGCACGGGCCCCGGCGAAACCTTTCTGCACACCTGGCGCCGCATCGGGCTGGCCCCGTTCAAGGAGGCCCTCTATGCCGCGTGA
- a CDS encoding phosphoadenylyl-sulfate reductase, translating into MPRDLSRLNATYAGDAEGALRFALSGALGRFALVSSFGADSAVLLHMAAQIDRAVPVLFIDTLMLFPETLAYQRDLAAHLGLTGVRVIAPSRPEMFAEDPDGVLHRAQTDPCCALRKIRPLARALDGFDGWVSGRKRFQGGARGTLSLFEDDATSGRVKLNPLCDWSASAIAAYLDRHALPRHPLVARGYPSIGCAPCTGPVAPGEDPRAGRWRGQDKTECGIHIVDGRVIRRRAG; encoded by the coding sequence ATGCCGCGTGACCTCAGCCGGTTGAACGCCACCTATGCCGGCGACGCCGAGGGCGCGCTGCGCTTTGCGCTGTCGGGCGCGTTGGGGCGGTTCGCCCTGGTGTCGAGCTTTGGCGCGGATTCGGCGGTGCTGTTGCACATGGCGGCGCAGATCGACCGCGCGGTTCCGGTGCTGTTCATCGACACGCTGATGCTGTTTCCCGAGACGCTGGCCTATCAGCGCGACCTGGCGGCGCATCTGGGGCTGACCGGGGTGCGGGTGATCGCCCCCTCGCGCCCCGAGATGTTCGCCGAGGACCCCGACGGCGTGCTGCATCGCGCACAGACCGACCCGTGCTGCGCGCTGCGCAAGATCCGCCCGCTCGCGCGCGCTCTGGACGGTTTCGACGGCTGGGTGAGCGGGCGAAAGCGGTTCCAGGGCGGCGCGCGCGGCACGCTGTCCCTGTTCGAGGACGACGCGACCTCGGGCCGGGTCAAGCTGAACCCGCTGTGCGACTGGTCCGCCAGCGCGATCGCGGCCTATCTGGACCGACACGCGCTGCCCCGCCACCCCCTGGTGGCGCGGGGATACCCGTCCATCGGTTGCGCGCCCTGCACCGGGCCCGTGGCCCCGGGCGAAGACCCGCGCGCCGGGCGCTGGCGCGGGCAGGACAAGACCGAATGCGGCATCCACATCGTGGATGGCCGCGTGATCCGCAGACGGGCCGGCTAG
- a CDS encoding DUF934 domain-containing protein — MPIIVTDRGFGPDTHQGAWFELAPDVDLAALAGQLAGVTAIRVAFPGFADGRGFTLAARLRRGGFAGRLRAAGHVIADQYAMARRAGFDEVEIDDSLAARQPEHQWLARADWQANDYRARLRRSL, encoded by the coding sequence ATGCCGATCATCGTCACCGACAGGGGCTTTGGCCCCGACACACACCAGGGCGCCTGGTTCGAGCTGGCCCCCGACGTGGACCTTGCGGCGCTGGCGGGGCAACTCGCTGGTGTCACGGCGATCCGCGTCGCCTTTCCCGGCTTTGCCGACGGGCGCGGCTTTACGCTGGCGGCGCGGCTCAGGCGGGGCGGTTTTGCCGGGCGCCTGCGGGCGGCGGGGCACGTGATCGCCGATCAATATGCGATGGCGCGGCGCGCCGGGTTCGACGAGGTCGAGATCGACGACTCGCTGGCCGCCCGTCAGCCCGAACACCAATGGCTCGCCCGTGCCGACTGGCAGGCGAACGACTATCGCGCCCGCCTCAGGAGGTCCCTTTGA
- a CDS encoding ferredoxin--NADP reductase: MARPCRLAGERLSRPPQEVPLNPAPNPDLQTVTQVTHWSDRLFSFRVTRPRSLRFRSGEFVMIGLPGDNGKPILRAYSIASPAWDDELEFYSIKVPDGPLTARLQHVQPGDPIILRPKPVGTLVHDALTPGKRLWFLATGTGFAPFASLLREPQTWEVFDRVIMMHTCREADELDYGRALVRGLSDDPLIGALVADKLRYYPTTTRDETRYRGRITDTLASGQVFRDLGIDGPLSPERDRAMVCGSLAFNRDVAALLDGFGLTEGSNSAPGDYVIEKAFVGDGV; this comes from the coding sequence ATGGCTCGCCCGTGCCGACTGGCAGGCGAACGACTATCGCGCCCGCCTCAGGAGGTCCCTTTGAACCCGGCCCCGAACCCCGATCTGCAAACCGTGACCCAGGTCACGCACTGGTCCGACCGGCTGTTTTCCTTTCGCGTGACGCGGCCGCGCAGCCTGCGCTTCCGGTCGGGCGAATTCGTCATGATCGGCCTGCCGGGCGACAACGGCAAACCGATCCTGCGCGCCTATTCCATCGCCTCGCCCGCCTGGGACGACGAACTGGAATTCTATTCGATCAAGGTGCCGGACGGCCCGCTGACCGCGCGGCTGCAACATGTGCAACCGGGCGATCCGATCATCCTGCGGCCAAAGCCGGTGGGCACGCTGGTGCATGACGCGCTGACGCCTGGCAAGCGGCTGTGGTTCCTGGCCACCGGCACCGGGTTCGCCCCCTTTGCCAGCCTCTTGCGCGAGCCGCAGACCTGGGAGGTCTTTGACCGGGTCATCATGATGCACACCTGCCGCGAGGCGGACGAGCTGGACTATGGACGCGCGCTGGTGCGGGGGCTGTCCGATGATCCGCTGATCGGCGCGCTGGTGGCGGACAAGCTGCGCTATTACCCCACCACCACCCGCGACGAGACCCGCTATCGGGGCCGGATCACCGACACATTGGCCTCGGGTCAGGTGTTCCGCGATCTGGGGATCGACGGCCCGTTGTCGCCCGAACGCGACCGCGCGATGGTCTGCGGGTCACTGGCTTTCAATCGCGACGTGGCGGCGCTGCTCGACGGGTTCGGCCTGACCGAGGGGTCGAATTCCGCCCCCGGCGATTACGTCATCGAAAAGGCGTTCGTCGGTGACGGCGTCTGA
- a CDS encoding aminotransferase class V-fold PLP-dependent enzyme, which translates to MISDKPGLIEAVRDRFAHVDICPFEGPRVFFENAGGALRLKSVVETSALYASYPDNQGRPNGASQTLMRAIDQGKADMRLFLNAPSGVVFVGESGTEVLFRLVRNAATGAAAGGVMLRSTLEHPALGSSMTHWAKQTGRALIEVAHDDATGVVDVEAYKAALRPDIRVASIIHTSPVTGKATDVKAIAAAIRAVAPEALIIVDGIQHACHGPVDVVDYDIDGYALSPYKMFSRHGYGVGWASDRLTATDHEQIIGNGPQSWELGTRDAGSYATFSDVVAYFDWLGGQFSTSDDRRERLEAAGAAIHAEETRLEHWLIAGTGNLRGLAEMPGVHLIAGDGVAGREGVVSLTLDGWDTKALVEFLGERGVRTHIRKADNYSGNVLKPLGLPDCLRVSFCHYNTEGEVAKFLGAMEEALTHR; encoded by the coding sequence ATGATCTCCGACAAGCCCGGCCTGATCGAGGCCGTCCGCGACCGTTTTGCCCATGTGGACATCTGCCCGTTCGAAGGGCCGCGCGTGTTCTTCGAGAACGCGGGCGGCGCGCTCAGGCTGAAGAGCGTGGTGGAAACATCGGCGCTGTATGCGTCCTATCCGGACAACCAGGGCCGCCCGAACGGCGCTTCGCAGACGTTGATGCGGGCCATTGACCAGGGCAAGGCCGACATGCGGCTGTTCCTGAACGCGCCCTCGGGCGTGGTGTTCGTCGGCGAAAGCGGGACCGAGGTGCTGTTCCGGCTGGTGCGCAACGCCGCGACCGGCGCGGCGGCGGGCGGCGTGATGCTGCGGTCCACGCTGGAACACCCGGCGCTGGGTTCGTCGATGACGCACTGGGCCAAGCAGACCGGGCGCGCGTTGATCGAGGTCGCGCATGACGACGCGACCGGCGTTGTCGATGTCGAGGCCTACAAGGCCGCGCTCAGGCCCGACATTCGCGTGGCGTCGATCATCCACACCTCGCCGGTGACCGGCAAGGCGACGGATGTGAAGGCCATCGCCGCCGCCATCCGCGCCGTCGCGCCTGAGGCGCTGATCATCGTCGATGGCATCCAGCACGCCTGTCACGGGCCCGTGGACGTGGTCGATTACGACATCGACGGCTACGCGCTGAGCCCCTACAAGATGTTCTCGCGCCATGGCTACGGGGTCGGCTGGGCCTCGGACCGGCTGACGGCAACCGATCACGAGCAGATCATCGGCAACGGCCCGCAAAGCTGGGAGCTGGGCACGCGCGACGCGGGCAGCTATGCGACATTTTCCGATGTGGTGGCCTATTTCGACTGGCTGGGCGGGCAGTTCTCGACGTCGGACGACCGGCGCGAGCGGCTCGAGGCGGCGGGCGCGGCCATCCATGCCGAGGAGACCCGGCTGGAGCATTGGTTGATCGCCGGCACCGGCAACCTGCGCGGACTGGCCGAGATGCCGGGCGTTCACCTGATCGCGGGCGACGGGGTCGCCGGGCGCGAGGGGGTTGTGTCGTTGACGCTGGACGGATGGGACACCAAGGCGCTGGTCGAATTCCTGGGCGAACGCGGCGTGCGCACGCATATCCGCAAGGCCGACAACTATTCCGGCAACGTGCTGAAACCGCTGGGCCTGCCTGATTGCCTGCGCGTATCCTTCTGCCATTACAACACCGAGGGCGAGGTGGCAAAGTTCCTGGGCGCGATGGAAGAGGCCCTTACGCACCGCTGA
- a CDS encoding queuosine precursor transporter has product MTRFLLPGVLAMAATVVASNILVQFLLGDWLTWGALTYPVAFLVTDVMNRVYGPEAARRVVWAGFAVGVACSLIGTQVMLHGDGYDYPAVTLRIALGSGLAFLAAQMSDVAIFDRLRARGPWWRAPLASTLVGSSLDTVIFFSIAFSALANPLEPANVPTWAQETLPMLGLGPAVPLWVSLGFADWMVKLALALIALAPFRVIVRKLTQQVA; this is encoded by the coding sequence ATGACCCGATTCCTGCTGCCAGGCGTGCTGGCAATGGCCGCCACCGTCGTGGCGTCGAATATCCTGGTGCAGTTCCTGCTGGGCGACTGGCTCACCTGGGGCGCGCTGACTTATCCCGTCGCCTTCCTGGTCACCGACGTGATGAATCGCGTCTATGGCCCCGAGGCCGCGCGCCGCGTGGTCTGGGCCGGTTTCGCCGTGGGCGTGGCCTGTTCGCTGATCGGCACGCAGGTGATGCTTCACGGCGACGGCTACGACTATCCCGCCGTCACGCTGCGCATCGCGCTGGGCTCGGGGCTGGCGTTCCTGGCGGCGCAGATGAGCGATGTGGCGATCTTCGACCGGCTGCGCGCGCGCGGTCCCTGGTGGCGGGCGCCGCTGGCCTCGACGCTGGTCGGCTCGTCGCTGGACACGGTGATCTTCTTTTCCATCGCCTTTTCGGCGCTGGCGAACCCGCTGGAACCCGCCAACGTGCCCACCTGGGCGCAAGAGACCCTGCCCATGCTGGGCCTCGGCCCGGCGGTGCCGTTGTGGGTGTCTCTGGGCTTTGCCGACTGGATGGTCAAACTGGCGCTGGCGCTGATCGCTTTGGCGCCGTTCCGCGTCATTGTCCGGAAACTGACCCAACAGGTCGCCTGA
- the arfB gene encoding aminoacyl-tRNA hydrolase: MLHVTDDIAIQDWELTESFNRASGPGGQNVNKVSTAVELRFEAERSPALAPAAKARLKRLAGRRWTLDGALVLRVEDTRSQARNREIARERLVELIRQALVAPRRRIATKPTYGSKIRRMDTKTRRGTVKSLRGRVDDDSN; the protein is encoded by the coding sequence ATGCTGCATGTGACCGACGACATCGCCATTCAGGACTGGGAACTTACGGAAAGCTTCAACCGGGCTTCGGGGCCGGGCGGGCAGAACGTGAACAAGGTGTCCACCGCCGTCGAACTCAGGTTCGAAGCCGAGCGGTCGCCGGCGCTGGCCCCGGCGGCGAAGGCCCGGCTCAAGCGGTTGGCGGGGCGTCGCTGGACGCTGGACGGCGCGCTGGTGCTGCGCGTCGAGGACACCCGCAGCCAGGCGCGCAACCGCGAGATCGCGCGCGAGCGCCTGGTCGAGCTGATCCGCCAGGCGCTGGTCGCACCGCGTCGCAGGATTGCCACGAAACCCACGTATGGCAGCAAAATCCGCCGCATGGACACGAAAACGCGCCGTGGAACGGTCAAATCCCTGCGCGGGCGTGTTGACGACGACTCCAACTAG
- a CDS encoding NUDIX hydrolase, with protein MKQSAVAAFRNFVEPVFRRPEFVQTAALCLRDSRKGPEVLLVSSLTSKRWILPKGWPMEGRTLAQAALQEAWEEAGVTGVVETAPMGHFSYQKVVKNGIPVACRCEVFRVAVTGEAQDFPEMGRRKRRWVSPEDAARAVEEPELKKLLKSL; from the coding sequence ATGAAGCAATCCGCCGTGGCGGCCTTCAGGAATTTCGTCGAGCCGGTGTTCCGCCGGCCCGAATTCGTGCAGACCGCCGCGCTGTGCCTGCGCGACAGCCGCAAGGGGCCCGAGGTGCTGCTGGTGTCCAGCCTGACCTCGAAACGCTGGATCCTGCCCAAGGGCTGGCCGATGGAGGGGCGCACCCTGGCCCAGGCCGCCCTGCAAGAGGCCTGGGAAGAGGCCGGCGTGACCGGCGTGGTCGAAACCGCGCCGATGGGGCATTTCTCGTATCAGAAGGTCGTCAAGAACGGCATCCCCGTGGCCTGCCGATGCGAGGTGTTCCGCGTCGCCGTCACCGGCGAGGCGCAGGATTTCCCCGAAATGGGCCGCCGAAAGCGCCGCTGGGTCTCGCCCGAGGACGCCGCCCGGGCGGTCGAGGAACCTGAGTTGAAGAAACTGCTCAAGAGCCTTTGA
- a CDS encoding inorganic phosphate transporter, with protein MSSPADPNAKAIKTLDKDLKRIGLLEQATAFTARPLVGPGIALVFMALAGLGAATVMGAGTGTWVVVMAAVIGAYMALNIGANDVANNMGPAVGANAVTLGGALLIAAICETAGALLAGGDVVSTVSRGIVAPESVAEPQIFVWAMMAALLAGALWIHLATAMGAPVSTTHSIVGGVMGAGVAAAGFSAVNWGVMGKIAASWVISPILGGAIAALFLAVINNRIIYREDKLAAARTWVPVLIGIMGGVFATYMAMKGLKALVHLSLGQSLLVGIAVAVPLTVLMRPVIARQSRGLENRVKSLKSLFSIPLVLSAALLSFAHGANDVANAVGPLAAIVHAVQEGASGDRVQIPYWVMITGALGLSVGLMLFGPKLINIVGSEITRLNAMRAWCVALAAAVVVIVASWLGLPVSSTHIAIGGIFGVGFYREWYHEKILKENRDLSALPIEERTRRKVVRRSHLMTILAAWLITVPATAALSAGLFWSATVLAGFR; from the coding sequence ATGTCCTCGCCTGCCGATCCGAACGCCAAGGCCATCAAGACCCTCGACAAGGACCTCAAGCGGATCGGTCTGCTGGAACAGGCGACCGCCTTTACCGCCCGCCCGCTGGTCGGTCCGGGGATTGCGCTGGTGTTCATGGCGCTGGCCGGGCTGGGCGCGGCGACGGTCATGGGCGCTGGCACGGGCACCTGGGTGGTGGTCATGGCGGCGGTGATCGGTGCCTACATGGCGCTGAACATCGGCGCGAACGATGTCGCCAACAACATGGGACCGGCGGTCGGCGCGAATGCCGTGACGCTGGGCGGCGCGCTGCTGATCGCCGCCATCTGCGAGACCGCCGGCGCGCTGCTGGCGGGCGGCGATGTGGTGAGCACCGTCTCGCGCGGGATCGTGGCGCCGGAATCGGTGGCCGAACCACAGATTTTCGTCTGGGCGATGATGGCCGCGCTGTTGGCCGGCGCGCTCTGGATTCACCTGGCGACGGCGATGGGCGCACCGGTTTCGACCACCCATTCGATCGTCGGCGGGGTGATGGGCGCGGGTGTCGCCGCCGCCGGTTTTTCCGCTGTGAACTGGGGCGTGATGGGCAAGATCGCCGCAAGCTGGGTGATCTCGCCGATCCTGGGGGGCGCCATCGCCGCGCTGTTTCTGGCGGTCATCAACAACCGCATCATCTACCGCGAGGACAAGCTGGCGGCCGCGCGCACCTGGGTGCCGGTGCTGATCGGCATCATGGGCGGCGTCTTTGCCACCTATATGGCGATGAAGGGGCTGAAGGCCCTGGTGCACCTGTCGCTGGGCCAGTCGCTGCTGGTGGGGATCGCCGTCGCGGTGCCGCTGACGGTGCTGATGCGTCCGGTGATCGCGCGACAGTCGCGCGGGCTGGAAAACCGCGTGAAATCGCTGAAATCGCTGTTCTCGATCCCGCTGGTCCTGTCAGCGGCGCTGCTCAGCTTTGCCCATGGGGCGAATGACGTGGCGAACGCGGTCGGGCCGCTGGCGGCGATCGTCCACGCGGTGCAGGAGGGGGCCTCGGGCGACCGCGTGCAGATCCCCTATTGGGTGATGATCACCGGCGCGCTGGGGCTCAGCGTGGGGCTGATGCTGTTCGGACCCAAGCTCATCAACATCGTGGGGTCGGAAATCACCCGCCTGAACGCGATGCGCGCCTGGTGCGTGGCGCTGGCGGCGGCGGTCGTGGTGATCGTCGCCTCATGGCTGGGGCTGCCGGTGTCCTCGACGCATATTGCCATCGGCGGCATCTTTGGCGTGGGCTTCTACCGCGAGTGGTATCACGAGAAGATCCTCAAGGAGAACCGCGACCTCTCGGCCCTGCCGATCGAGGAACGCACCCGGCGCAAGGTCGTGCGGCGCTCGCATCTGATGACGATCCTGGCGGCGTGGCTCATCACCGTGCCCGCCACGGCGGCACTGTCGGCGGGGCTGTTCTGGTCGGCGACGGTGCTGGCGGGCTTTCGCTGA
- a CDS encoding rhodanese-related sulfurtransferase, which translates to MLIVAALYHFTRFPDPAALKTPLARLCAAQGVKGSLLLAAEGINGTIAGPRAGIDAVLAHVRALPGCADLSWKEAPAETMPFGRMKVRLKREIVTMGQPDVDPRARVGHYVEPRDWNALITAPDVAVIDTRNDYEVAIGSFEGAVDPGTRSFGEFPAWWEANKHRFHNKRIAMFCTGGIRCEKSTNWLLGQGVEAVYHLKGGILQYLEDVPEADSLWRGGCFVFDQRVAVGHGLAPTGHAMCHACRRPITDQDRAHPAFEDGVSCPRCVTEFDDARRQRFRERQRQVALAEARGTRHLGA; encoded by the coding sequence ATGCTGATCGTCGCCGCGCTCTATCATTTCACCCGTTTTCCCGACCCGGCCGCGCTGAAAACGCCGCTGGCACGGCTTTGCGCGGCGCAGGGGGTCAAGGGGTCGCTGCTGTTGGCCGCCGAGGGGATCAACGGCACGATCGCCGGGCCGCGCGCCGGGATCGACGCGGTTCTGGCCCATGTCCGCGCGCTGCCGGGTTGCGCGGATCTGTCGTGGAAAGAGGCCCCGGCCGAAACGATGCCCTTTGGCCGCATGAAGGTGCGGCTGAAGCGCGAGATCGTCACCATGGGCCAGCCCGACGTGGACCCCCGCGCCCGCGTCGGCCATTATGTGGAGCCGCGCGACTGGAACGCGCTCATCACCGCCCCCGATGTCGCGGTGATCGACACCCGCAACGACTATGAGGTGGCGATCGGCAGTTTCGAGGGCGCCGTGGACCCCGGCACGCGATCCTTCGGCGAATTCCCTGCCTGGTGGGAAGCGAACAAGCACCGCTTCCACAACAAGCGCATCGCGATGTTCTGCACGGGCGGCATTCGCTGCGAGAAATCGACGAACTGGTTGCTGGGGCAAGGGGTGGAGGCGGTCTATCACCTCAAGGGCGGGATCTTGCAATACCTCGAGGACGTGCCGGAAGCCGACAGCCTGTGGCGCGGCGGCTGCTTCGTCTTTGACCAGCGCGTCGCGGTGGGGCATGGGCTGGCGCCCACCGGGCACGCGATGTGCCACGCCTGCCGCCGCCCGATCACCGACCAGGACCGCGCCCACCCGGCCTTTGAGGACGGGGTAAGCTGTCCCCGGTGCGTCACGGAATTCGACGACGCCCGCCGGCAGCGATTCCGCGAAAGGCAACGTCAGGTCGCCCTGGCCGAAGCGCGCGGCACGCGGCATCTGGGCGCCTGA
- the ffh gene encoding signal recognition particle protein yields the protein MFENLSERLGGVFDRLTKAGALSADDVTAALREVRVALLEADVSLPVARDFIKRVQGKATGAAVTKSITPGQQVVKIVHDELIATLRGDEDPGRLKIDNPPAPVLMVGLQGSGKTTTTAKLARRLKEREGKRVLMASLDTNRPAAMEQLAILGGQIGVDTLPIVKGENAVAIARRAKSQATLGGYDVYLLDTAGRLHIDEVLMDEVQAVRDAVSPRETLLVVDGLTGQDAVNVATEFEGKVGITGVVLTRMDGDGRGGAALSMRAVTGKPIRFVGLGEKTDALETFEAERVAGRILGMGDIVALVERAQQTLEAEQAERMMKRFQKGQFNMNDLKAQLEQMLKMGGMQSVMGMMPGMGKLSKQAEAAGFDDTMLKRQIALINSMTKGERARPDILQASRKKRIAAGAGLDVAELNKLLKMQRQMADVMKKMGKGGMLKQAMKSMFGKNPDMADIQKQMADPEAMKAAQMAMGRGGGLPGLGGGMPGGLSGLGLGKKR from the coding sequence ATGTTCGAGAATCTGTCCGAGCGCCTGGGTGGCGTCTTTGACCGCCTGACCAAGGCGGGCGCGCTCAGCGCCGACGACGTGACCGCCGCCCTGCGCGAGGTGCGCGTGGCGCTGCTCGAGGCCGACGTTTCGCTGCCCGTCGCGCGCGATTTCATCAAGCGGGTGCAGGGCAAGGCGACGGGCGCCGCCGTCACCAAGTCGATCACGCCCGGCCAGCAGGTGGTCAAGATCGTCCATGACGAACTGATCGCCACCCTGCGCGGCGACGAGGACCCAGGCCGGCTGAAGATCGACAACCCGCCCGCGCCGGTGCTGATGGTGGGTCTGCAAGGCTCGGGCAAGACGACCACCACCGCCAAGCTGGCGCGCCGCCTGAAAGAGCGCGAGGGCAAGCGCGTGCTGATGGCCTCGCTGGACACCAACCGCCCGGCGGCGATGGAACAGCTTGCCATTCTGGGCGGGCAGATCGGTGTCGATACGCTGCCCATCGTCAAGGGCGAGAACGCCGTCGCCATCGCCCGTCGCGCCAAGTCGCAGGCGACGCTGGGCGGCTATGACGTCTACCTGCTGGACACCGCCGGCCGTCTGCACATCGACGAGGTGCTGATGGACGAGGTGCAGGCGGTGCGCGACGCCGTCAGCCCGCGTGAGACGCTGCTGGTGGTCGACGGTCTGACGGGTCAGGACGCGGTCAACGTCGCCACCGAATTCGAGGGCAAGGTCGGCATCACCGGCGTCGTGCTGACGCGGATGGATGGCGACGGACGCGGTGGTGCGGCCCTGTCGATGCGCGCCGTCACCGGCAAGCCGATCCGGTTCGTGGGTCTGGGCGAAAAGACCGACGCGCTGGAAACCTTCGAGGCCGAGCGCGTCGCGGGCCGCATCCTGGGCATGGGCGACATCGTCGCGCTGGTCGAGCGCGCGCAGCAGACGCTCGAGGCCGAGCAGGCCGAGCGGATGATGAAGCGGTTCCAGAAGGGTCAGTTCAACATGAACGACCTGAAGGCGCAGCTGGAGCAGATGCTCAAGATGGGCGGGATGCAGTCGGTCATGGGCATGATGCCCGGCATGGGCAAACTGTCCAAACAGGCCGAGGCCGCCGGGTTCGACGACACCATGCTGAAGCGCCAGATCGCGCTCATCAACTCGATGACCAAGGGCGAGCGCGCCCGCCCCGACATCTTGCAGGCCAGCCGCAAGAAGCGGATCGCGGCGGGGGCCGGTCTCGATGTGGCCGAGTTGAACAAGCTTCTGAAGATGCAGCGCCAGATGGCGGATGTGATGAAGAAGATGGGCAAGGGCGGGATGCTGAAACAGGCGATGAAGTCGATGTTCGGCAAGAACCCCGACATGGCCGATATCCAGAAGCAGATGGCCGACCCCGAGGCGATGAAGGCCGCGCAGATGGCGATGGGCCGGGGCGGCGGTCTGCCGGGTCTGGGCGGCGGCATGCCGGGCGGGTTGTCGGGCCTGGGTCTGGGCAAGAAACGCTGA